The following are encoded in a window of Desulfosporosinus sp. Sb-LF genomic DNA:
- a CDS encoding TetR/AcrR family transcriptional regulator: protein MNGSDTIQIRSERRDAAENRQRILNAALKLFEQYGVEQVSMNQIANEAQVGPGTLYRRYRNKGELCMDLIKDNIVLFFDDIETYLKGNCCYPPSQRLKGILNLFIRFREKKAQLLTGVEESSSTNPLRYRMRSPLYDELHQLLVELFDEMNATEQTHFNSVFRADILLTALRSDSYLFQRDVRDYSPEMILEQLCALFILHK, encoded by the coding sequence GTGAATGGTTCAGACACAATCCAAATTCGTTCTGAACGTCGTGATGCTGCTGAGAATCGCCAAAGAATATTGAATGCAGCTTTAAAGCTATTTGAGCAATATGGTGTTGAACAAGTTAGTATGAATCAAATTGCCAATGAAGCCCAGGTAGGCCCAGGAACACTTTATCGCCGTTATAGAAATAAAGGTGAATTATGTATGGATTTAATTAAAGACAACATTGTTTTATTTTTTGATGATATTGAAACCTACTTAAAGGGGAATTGCTGTTATCCGCCAAGTCAACGATTAAAAGGAATTCTCAACCTATTTATCCGTTTCAGAGAAAAAAAAGCACAATTACTTACAGGAGTTGAGGAGTCTTCGTCAACCAATCCACTTAGATATCGAATGCGGAGCCCTCTATATGACGAATTGCACCAACTGTTGGTTGAATTGTTTGACGAGATGAATGCGACTGAGCAGACCCATTTCAACAGTGTCTTTAGAGCGGATATTTTGCTAACGGCTTTAAGGAGTGATTCATACTTGTTTCAAAGAGATGTACGTGATTATTCACCAGAGATGATTTTGGAACAACTCTGCGCATTATTTATTTTGCATAAATGA
- a CDS encoding cysteine hydrolase, with the protein MHNHYNKTALLVMDMQNGIVSRFAEDGKLIPFQKAVEAARRHSIPVIFVRVAFSEGYPEINPQNKSFSAISKSRGMTVSDIATQIHESVHPEPNEPVVTKFRVSAFAGSSLEVILRSHHINTLILSGIATSGVVLSTLREAADKDYALKVLSDACLDADPEVHRVLTEKVFPRQADVLTVDAWIDTLD; encoded by the coding sequence ATGCATAATCATTACAATAAGACGGCCCTGTTGGTCATGGATATGCAAAATGGTATTGTATCGCGTTTTGCAGAAGATGGGAAACTGATTCCGTTCCAAAAAGCCGTCGAAGCCGCACGCCGACATTCTATTCCAGTTATTTTTGTGCGAGTCGCATTTAGCGAAGGTTATCCCGAAATCAATCCTCAAAACAAATCGTTCTCAGCAATTTCTAAATCCAGAGGAATGACGGTCTCCGACATAGCAACACAGATTCACGAATCCGTTCATCCCGAACCAAACGAACCAGTAGTTACAAAGTTTCGAGTCAGTGCTTTCGCTGGCAGTAGCCTCGAAGTCATTCTCCGATCTCACCATATCAATACGTTAATTTTAAGTGGAATTGCTACAAGTGGCGTTGTTTTATCAACATTGCGAGAAGCGGCGGATAAAGATTATGCACTCAAGGTGCTTTCGGATGCATGTCTCGATGCCGATCCTGAAGTTCACCGCGTTCTTACCGAGAAGGTGTTTCCTCGTCAGGCAGATGTGCTTACTGTCGACGCTTGGATCGACACCTTGGATTAA
- a CDS encoding multidrug efflux MFS transporter, with product MTIWKRNLFVCWFGMFVTGIGMSQITPVLPLYIQHLGVHNTSSIAQLSGIAFGVTYIISAVFSPIWGHFADKFGRKPMILRASLGMALVIGCMGFAVNVYVLIGLRLLQGAITGFSTACTTLIATQTDKEHAGYALGTLSTGSIAGSLLGPIIGGFIEENLGFQPVFFITGAMLMIAFILTALFVKESFTPQDKKTVSIKEQWKSIPEKSLTIILLVTFFVLTFGLYSIEPIVTVYVAQLTKDTSHVALVAGLVFSASGLANIIAAPRLGKLSDKIGAHKVILVALVVAGIIYIPQAFVKNPWQLMGLRFLLGLTIAGLNPSINTLVKKITPDSLVGGVFGFTMSAGYLGVFGGAVLGGQVAAYLGIRYVFFVTSALLLINAVWVYFKVYRKLCLKEEFTI from the coding sequence ATGACGATTTGGAAAAGAAATTTATTCGTTTGCTGGTTTGGAATGTTTGTAACAGGTATAGGAATGAGTCAGATTACCCCTGTATTGCCGCTTTATATACAGCATCTTGGAGTTCATAATACATCTTCAATTGCACAACTTTCAGGAATTGCTTTTGGAGTTACCTATATAATTTCTGCTGTTTTCTCACCTATTTGGGGTCATTTTGCTGACAAATTTGGGCGAAAGCCAATGATTTTGCGGGCAAGCCTTGGTATGGCGCTAGTTATAGGTTGCATGGGTTTTGCGGTGAATGTATATGTACTGATCGGGTTAAGATTATTGCAGGGTGCTATCACAGGTTTTAGCACAGCTTGTACTACACTGATTGCAACTCAGACGGATAAGGAACACGCAGGATACGCTTTAGGGACACTTTCAACAGGAAGTATTGCAGGTTCTTTACTAGGTCCAATTATTGGCGGTTTTATCGAAGAGAACCTTGGTTTTCAACCTGTATTTTTCATAACGGGTGCAATGCTGATGATTGCATTTATTCTGACCGCTTTATTTGTAAAGGAATCTTTTACCCCTCAAGATAAAAAGACGGTTAGTATCAAGGAGCAGTGGAAGAGTATTCCTGAAAAGAGTTTGACTATTATCTTGCTTGTGACCTTTTTTGTATTAACTTTTGGGCTGTATTCTATAGAACCCATTGTAACAGTGTATGTCGCCCAATTAACTAAAGATACCAGTCATGTCGCTCTGGTGGCCGGATTGGTATTCTCAGCCTCAGGGCTGGCAAATATAATTGCCGCTCCGAGACTGGGAAAACTTTCTGATAAAATAGGAGCGCATAAAGTCATATTAGTCGCACTTGTCGTTGCCGGAATCATTTATATACCGCAAGCATTTGTAAAAAATCCATGGCAATTGATGGGACTTCGTTTTTTATTAGGATTAACGATAGCAGGGCTAAATCCTTCTATTAATACTCTTGTTAAGAAAATTACACCAGATTCTCTTGTAGGCGGTGTTTTTGGTTTTACCATGTCGGCAGGATATTTGGGCGTATTTGGAGGTGCTGTTTTAGGCGGACAAGTGGCAGCCTACTTGGGTATTAGATATGTCTTTTTTGTTACCAGTGCATTGTTGTTGATCAATGCTGTTTGGGTGTATTTTAAAGTATATAGAAAGCTTTGCTTAAAAGAAGAATTCACTATTTAG